The following are encoded together in the Humulus lupulus chromosome 5, drHumLupu1.1, whole genome shotgun sequence genome:
- the LOC133778498 gene encoding G-patch domain-containing protein 1, with translation MAAPEAPLCYVGVARQSAAFRLMKQMGWEEGEGLGKDKQGIKGHLRVKNKQDTTGIGLEKPNIWAFDTSQFDSILKRLKVQTAQPDEKKTEVEDKSEVEEDSDSEVPNQVEEKVAKVTRPQGRYKRRERAKLVHAYSAKDLEGILAKVEEPTATNPILSGQLKELEKAPETESDIIFAEGSMQEEISPDWWGFKLGFISGGFLGAESRRKLQSENSKARTAFHEDDQENLYNLVQDKATTGKQGLGIKDRTKKIAGCYFQGKKTSFSDNDDEESSDPDCSENGKLDVSLEMKKTKEPKIKLKKLCKQLLRQVPGESIKLKDLKSLIDETSSGVFSDFSSKKEALSYLKQKLSGSKKFAIEGKSVRLTSKRN, from the exons ATGGCGGCACCTGAAGCTCCTCTCTGTTATGTCGGCGTCGCCAGACAATCCGCTGCTTTCCGCCTCATGAAACAAAtg GGGTGGGAAGAAGGAGAAGGACTCGGGAAAGACAAACAAGGAATCAAAGGACACCTTCGAGTCAAGAACAAACAGGATACTACTG GCATTGGTTTAGAGAAGCCTAACATTTGGGCATTTGACACCTCTCAATTTGATAGTATTCTCAAAAGATTGAAAGTG CAAACGGCACAACCTGATGAGAAGAAAACCGAAGTTGAAGATAAGTCCGAAGTAGAAGAAGATTCAGACTCAGAAGTGCCAAACCAAGTTGAGGAGAAAGTTGCCAAGGTTACTCGACCACAGGGAAG ATATAAGAGAAGAGAGAGAGCAAAGCTTGTTCATGCATATTCGGCCAAGGATCTTGAAGGCATCCTT GCAAAGGTTGAGGAGCCTACTGCAACAAATCCTATTCTCAGTGGTCAATTGAAGGAGTTGGAGAAGGCACCTGAAACTGAAAGTGATATTATATTTGCTGAAG GAAGCATGCAGGAAGAGATCTCTCCAGATTGGTGGGGCTTTAAACTTGGCTTTATCTCTGGTGGTTTTCTAGGAGCAGAATCCAGAAGAAAATTACAAAGTGAAAATTCCAAGGCAAGAACTGCATTTCACGAGGATGATCAGGAGAATCTTTATAATCTTGTTCAA GATAAAGCCACGACTGGAAAGCAAGGACTAGGAATTAAGGACCGGACGAAAAAAATTGCTGGTTGTTACTTTCAGGGGAAGAAGACATCATTTAGTGACAATGATGATGAAGAGTCTTCTGATCCTGATTGTTCGGAAAATGGAAAACTTGACGTCTCTTTAGAAATGAAAAAGACTAAGGAACCAAAAATAAAGTTGAAAAAGCTTTGCAAGCAGCTTCTTCGTCAG GTACCTGGCGAGTCAATAAAACTGAAGGATCTAAAATCCTTGATCGATGAAACTTCATCTGGTGTTTTTTCTGACTTCTCTTCTAAGAAAGAAGCTCTTTCTTATTTAAAACAGAAG CTGAGTGGAAGTAAGAAGTTTGCAATTGAAGGCAAGAGTGTGAGACTCACATCGAAGAGGAACTGA